A region from the Geobacillus vulcani PSS1 genome encodes:
- a CDS encoding ABC transporter permease has translation MNKFFLVLGHTYGTKLRAKAFLVTTAITCLLIIGLANIQSIIEFFSGDEMTHVAVIDRTGSLYGPLEKQVSHDQIALTKITDMENEAKEAVKEGKWDGLLVLSMDAEGLPEAVYYANTIVDNQTPEELERALSQLKTALSAAKLGLTDEQMAELYKPVPFQKVALEKNAKTEEELNQARALVYVLLFAMYMFVLMYGGMIATEVATEKSSRVMEILVSSVSPVQQLFGKIIGVALVSLTQFFVFFAVAFAALKTSGREVWRFLGFDHVPASLFVYALVFFLLGYLLYAVLFAVLGSLVSRVEDVQPAITPVMMLVVAAFMIAMFGLNVPESAFVTGASFVPFFAPMLMFLRIGLVSVPGWEVALSLALLAATIALLIYFGAKVYRGGVLMYGRMNIFKDMRQAVQLTKK, from the coding sequence ATGAATAAGTTTTTCCTTGTGTTGGGGCATACGTATGGAACGAAGCTGAGGGCGAAAGCATTTCTTGTGACCACCGCCATCACTTGCCTGTTGATCATCGGGCTGGCCAATATTCAGTCGATCATCGAGTTTTTCAGCGGTGATGAAATGACTCATGTCGCGGTCATTGATCGCACGGGATCGTTGTATGGTCCGCTTGAGAAGCAGGTAAGCCATGACCAAATTGCGTTGACGAAAATTACTGATATGGAAAACGAAGCGAAAGAAGCCGTCAAAGAAGGCAAATGGGACGGATTGCTCGTCTTGTCCATGGATGCGGAAGGATTGCCGGAAGCGGTGTATTATGCCAATACGATTGTGGACAATCAGACACCGGAGGAGCTGGAACGAGCGCTGAGCCAGTTGAAAACGGCGCTTTCAGCCGCTAAGCTCGGCCTGACGGATGAACAAATGGCTGAGCTTTACAAACCAGTTCCGTTCCAGAAGGTGGCATTGGAAAAAAACGCGAAGACGGAAGAGGAGTTGAATCAAGCACGCGCTCTTGTTTATGTCCTTCTTTTCGCGATGTATATGTTTGTTTTGATGTATGGAGGAATGATCGCGACGGAGGTGGCGACGGAAAAATCGTCGCGTGTGATGGAAATTTTAGTTTCGAGTGTTTCCCCGGTTCAACAGTTGTTTGGCAAAATCATCGGCGTTGCTTTGGTCAGCTTGACGCAATTCTTCGTTTTTTTTGCCGTCGCTTTCGCCGCGTTGAAAACGAGTGGGCGGGAAGTGTGGCGTTTTCTCGGATTTGACCACGTGCCGGCATCGCTATTTGTGTACGCACTCGTTTTTTTCTTGCTCGGTTACCTCTTGTACGCGGTGTTATTTGCCGTGCTCGGTTCGCTCGTCAGCCGGGTTGAAGATGTGCAGCCGGCGATTACGCCGGTCATGATGTTGGTTGTCGCTGCGTTTATGATCGCGATGTTTGGCTTGAATGTGCCAGAGTCGGCGTTTGTGACCGGCGCCTCGTTTGTCCCCTTTTTCGCTCCGATGCTCATGTTTTTGCGCATCGGCCTCGTTTCCGTGCCGGGATGGGAAGTGGCGCTCAGCCTCGCGCTTTTAGCGGCGACGATTGCCTTGCTGATCTACTTTGGCGC
- a CDS encoding ABC transporter ATP-binding protein: MSLEIIEVTKRFGQATAVDHLTLTVPEGEMFGLLGANGAGKTTTFRMILGLLLPTEGVIRWQGEPIDYSKSHLIGYLPEERGLYPKLKVQEQLLYLGRLRGMKKTDILPEIDRWLERFHIRDYANKRVEELSKGNQQKIQFIAAVLHRPKLLILDEPFSGLDPVNVELLKEAVLDLKRNGTTIVFSSHRMEHVEELCEHVCILRRGRAVVAGALRELKRSFGKQILVIQGDGPFEELARFPGILQWKRTAEGVRLQIANEETAQAILGHIAGKVAVRLFALEEPSLNDIFIEKVGAAYE, encoded by the coding sequence ATGAGTTTAGAGATCATTGAGGTGACGAAACGGTTTGGTCAGGCGACGGCCGTCGACCATTTGACGTTGACGGTTCCAGAAGGGGAGATGTTCGGATTGCTCGGGGCGAACGGTGCGGGCAAAACGACGACCTTTCGCATGATTTTAGGCCTTCTGCTCCCGACGGAAGGGGTGATCCGTTGGCAAGGCGAACCGATTGATTACTCAAAAAGCCATCTGATCGGCTATTTGCCGGAAGAGCGCGGGTTGTACCCGAAGCTGAAAGTGCAAGAGCAGCTTTTGTATTTAGGACGGTTGCGTGGAATGAAGAAGACGGATATTCTTCCGGAAATCGACCGCTGGCTTGAGCGCTTCCATATCCGCGATTATGCCAACAAGCGAGTGGAGGAGCTTTCGAAAGGCAACCAACAAAAAATCCAATTTATCGCTGCTGTGCTTCATCGACCGAAGCTGTTAATCTTGGATGAGCCATTCAGCGGCCTTGATCCAGTGAACGTTGAGCTGTTGAAAGAAGCGGTGCTCGATTTAAAACGGAACGGCACGACCATTGTCTTCTCGAGTCATCGCATGGAACATGTGGAAGAGTTGTGCGAGCATGTCTGCATTTTGCGCCGCGGCCGCGCGGTGGTGGCTGGAGCGCTCCGTGAACTGAAACGTTCGTTTGGCAAACAAATCCTTGTCATTCAAGGAGATGGGCCGTTTGAAGAATTGGCGCGGTTTCCTGGCATTTTGCAGTGGAAGCGGACGGCGGAAGGGGTGCGGCTGCAAATTGCCAATGAGGAGACGGCACAAGCGATACTCGGCCATATAGCAGGAAAAGTCGCGGTTCGCCTGTTTGCCTTGGAGGAACCGTCTCTGAATGATATCTTTATTGAAAAAGTAGGTGCGGCGTATGAATAA
- a CDS encoding YhzD family protein, whose protein sequence is MPTYTLTAFERDGEKLLDETFEAANDEEAKKIGEQKLRERGCWDKTHRCVNASGKLILFHR, encoded by the coding sequence ATGCCGACATATACGTTAACCGCTTTTGAACGCGACGGGGAAAAATTGCTCGATGAAACGTTTGAAGCGGCCAATGATGAAGAAGCGAAAAAAATTGGTGAACAAAAGCTGCGCGAGCGCGGCTGTTGGGACAAAACACACCGCTGCGTCAATGCCAGCGGCAAGCTCATTTTATTTCACCGCTAA
- a CDS encoding coproporphyrinogen III oxidase, protein MNVRIEIQGLPHPERFQRPLEVMTELFFEAPELSLEPLPEADMAAMFSVKENGCIAVFGTLLDKTSGRVEEASHERSAPAGADGKMYEKQLKNAVLHVYLTLLERFTGLIQPWGVLTGVRPVKLLHQLLRSGLSKEEAHRKLAEEYLVTNEKIELMQAIVDRQLAVVPDLYDLAHEVSIYIGIPFCPTKCAYCTFPAYAINGRQGSVDAFLAGLHYEMEAVGRFLRERGIRITTIYYGGGTPTSITADEMDRLYAHMYDVFPDVDRVREITVEAGRPDTITPEKLDVLKKWRIDRISINPQSYIQETLKAIGRHHTVEETINKFHLARQMGMNNINMDLIIGLPGEGLAEFTHTLAETERLMPESLTIHTLSFKRASEMTKNKQKYKVASREEVQAMMKAAQEWTKEHGYVPYYLYRQKNILGNLENVGYALPGQESIYNIMIMEEQQSIIGLGCGASSKFVDPKTRKITRQANPKEPKVYNEHFAEYTEEKINMLKEIFG, encoded by the coding sequence ATGAACGTGCGGATCGAAATTCAAGGACTGCCGCATCCGGAACGATTTCAGCGCCCGCTCGAAGTGATGACTGAGCTGTTTTTCGAAGCGCCGGAGCTGTCGTTGGAGCCGCTTCCCGAGGCTGATATGGCCGCTATGTTTTCCGTTAAAGAAAACGGGTGCATCGCTGTTTTTGGGACGCTTCTCGACAAGACGTCCGGGCGCGTCGAAGAGGCGAGCCATGAACGAAGCGCGCCGGCGGGCGCTGACGGGAAAATGTACGAAAAGCAGCTGAAAAACGCCGTTTTGCATGTCTATTTGACGCTGTTGGAGCGATTTACCGGCCTCATTCAGCCGTGGGGCGTGCTGACCGGCGTCCGTCCGGTCAAGCTGCTTCATCAGCTTTTGCGCTCAGGCCTTTCGAAAGAAGAGGCGCACCGGAAGCTGGCTGAAGAGTATTTAGTGACAAACGAAAAAATCGAATTAATGCAAGCGATCGTGGATCGTCAGCTCGCGGTCGTTCCGGATTTATACGATTTGGCCCATGAAGTGAGCATCTATATCGGCATTCCATTTTGCCCAACGAAATGCGCCTATTGCACATTTCCGGCGTACGCCATCAACGGCCGCCAAGGGTCGGTTGACGCCTTTTTGGCTGGCCTCCATTATGAAATGGAGGCAGTCGGCCGCTTTTTGCGCGAGCGCGGCATCCGCATCACAACGATTTACTACGGCGGCGGGACGCCGACGAGCATTACGGCCGACGAGATGGATCGGCTGTACGCCCATATGTATGACGTCTTTCCAGATGTCGATCGCGTCCGCGAAATCACGGTCGAAGCCGGGCGTCCGGATACGATTACACCAGAGAAACTTGACGTGTTGAAAAAATGGCGGATCGACCGCATCAGCATCAACCCGCAGTCCTACATTCAGGAAACATTAAAAGCGATCGGCCGCCATCATACGGTCGAAGAGACGATCAACAAGTTTCATTTAGCAAGGCAAATGGGGATGAACAACATTAATATGGATTTAATCATTGGACTGCCCGGCGAGGGGCTGGCGGAATTTACGCATACGCTCGCCGAGACGGAGCGGCTCATGCCGGAATCGCTCACCATCCATACGCTGTCGTTTAAGCGGGCGTCGGAAATGACAAAGAACAAACAAAAGTACAAAGTCGCCAGCCGCGAGGAAGTGCAGGCGATGATGAAGGCGGCCCAAGAATGGACAAAGGAACACGGTTATGTCCCTTACTATTTGTATCGACAAAAAAACATTCTCGGCAACCTTGAAAACGTCGGCTACGCGCTGCCAGGGCAAGAGAGCATATACAACATTATGATCATGGAAGAGCAGCAGTCGATCATCGGCCTTGGCTGCGGGGCGTCAAGCAAATTCGTTGATCCGAAAACGCGGAAAATCACTCGCCAGGCGAACCCGAAAGAGCCGAAAGTGTACAATGAGCATTTCGCTGAATATACGGAAGAAAAAATCAATATGTTAAAGGAAATATTTGGTTGA
- a CDS encoding Cof-type HAD-IIB family hydrolase — translation MYKLLALNIDGTILKNNGRLPRETKEAVDYVKKKGVYVTLITGRNLLSARKVAKALRLDGMLIAFQGAMIARTLDDRLFDAAIPEERTFNIVQILENFNCNIRLMHERYSLGNRKKVKKNLVVQTVLSSSDPFFYPTQFVDSLGDVLMDEPIAVPKIDVYFASDAERDEAAVLLGKAIPGIDMIMQSNGKMEVVPQGVSKLAGLRRLAQHIGVSLKETVVIGDGLDDLPAIEAAGLGVAMGNAPLEVKRAADWVTRSNEQLGVAYMVKEHFRKQQRIEFLQKLKTKR, via the coding sequence GTGTATAAGCTGTTGGCGCTCAACATTGACGGAACGATTTTAAAAAACAACGGCCGCCTGCCGCGCGAAACGAAAGAGGCGGTCGACTACGTCAAGAAAAAAGGCGTTTATGTTACGTTAATCACGGGCCGCAATTTACTTTCCGCCCGCAAAGTGGCGAAAGCACTGCGGCTTGATGGAATGCTCATTGCATTCCAAGGAGCGATGATTGCCCGAACGCTTGATGATCGGCTGTTTGACGCCGCGATTCCTGAAGAAAGAACGTTTAACATTGTGCAAATTTTGGAGAACTTCAACTGCAACATCCGTCTCATGCATGAGCGGTATTCGCTCGGCAATCGGAAGAAAGTGAAAAAAAACCTTGTTGTGCAGACGGTTCTCTCCTCAAGCGATCCGTTTTTCTATCCGACCCAATTTGTCGACTCGCTTGGCGACGTGTTGATGGACGAACCGATTGCCGTTCCGAAAATAGATGTGTATTTTGCCAGCGATGCCGAACGGGATGAAGCCGCGGTCCTGCTGGGCAAAGCGATTCCCGGCATTGATATGATTATGCAGTCAAACGGAAAAATGGAAGTTGTCCCCCAAGGAGTGTCCAAACTTGCTGGATTGCGCCGGCTTGCTCAACATATCGGCGTATCGTTGAAAGAAACGGTGGTGATTGGCGATGGGCTTGATGACTTGCCGGCGATTGAAGCGGCTGGGCTTGGCGTTGCCATGGGCAATGCGCCGCTCGAGGTAAAGCGGGCGGCCGATTGGGTGACGCGTTCGAATGAACAGCTCGGCGTTGCTTATATGGTAAAAGAGCATTTTCGCAAACAACAGCGAATCGAGTTTTTGCAAAAACTAAAAACAAAACGGTGA
- a CDS encoding YlbF family regulator, with protein MSETLHALARQLEQAIRASEPFQQLKRAYEDVRRDETAYRMFADVRDIQLRLHEKQMRGAAISPDEIDQAQKAMALAQQHEKLARLMALEQRMSMTIAEVQQIAMKPLEELHRSFMERR; from the coding sequence ATGTCTGAAACCCTTCATGCGCTCGCTAGGCAGCTCGAGCAGGCGATTCGGGCAAGCGAGCCGTTTCAGCAGCTGAAACGGGCGTACGAGGACGTCCGACGGGATGAAACCGCTTATCGGATGTTCGCTGATGTCCGCGACATCCAGCTCCGGCTCCATGAAAAACAGATGCGCGGAGCGGCCATTTCGCCGGATGAAATCGATCAGGCGCAAAAGGCGATGGCGCTCGCCCAGCAACATGAGAAACTCGCCCGCCTGATGGCGCTTGAGCAGCGGATGAGCATGACCATCGCCGAGGTTCAGCAAATCGCCATGAAGCCGCTTGAGGAGTTGCACCGTTCATTCATGGAAAGAAGATAG
- a CDS encoding DUF445 domain-containing protein produces the protein METFVYLLFMVAVGALIGGVTNFIAIVMLFRPYEPMYVFGKRLPFTPGLIPKRRRELAEQLGKTVVEHLVTPEGLRRKLMDPSFTAHMADWGEERLRQWLARRETLVELLERFGVRSPAERLEALAAAQAERVYERWSETWRLRPIRDVLPAELKQTMEVRIESLAGYLADRALDYFRTEEGKRQLSGMIQRFFQERGMVGNMLQMLLGNVNFVDKVQAELDKVLRHAATREALSRLLWTEWNKWLDCPLATVEEMIGRRRIDEAVRSAVRRLVQSGGWLNRPLAELLAPYEQPLFGRLIPQAAEAVSRLLSGKIEAIVAQLELEDIVREQVESFSLRRLEAIILSIARRELKMITYLGALLGGLIGAVQGLISLWL, from the coding sequence ATGGAAACATTCGTTTATTTGCTGTTTATGGTGGCGGTCGGGGCGCTCATCGGCGGGGTGACGAACTTTATCGCCATCGTGATGCTGTTTCGCCCATATGAGCCGATGTACGTGTTTGGAAAACGATTGCCGTTTACGCCGGGATTGATTCCAAAGCGGCGGCGGGAGCTTGCCGAACAGCTCGGGAAAACGGTCGTTGAGCATTTGGTGACGCCGGAAGGATTGCGGCGCAAACTCATGGATCCATCCTTTACGGCGCATATGGCCGATTGGGGAGAGGAGCGGCTTCGGCAGTGGCTGGCGCGTCGTGAAACGCTGGTCGAGTTGCTTGAACGCTTTGGTGTCCGCTCTCCGGCTGAGCGGTTGGAGGCATTGGCGGCTGCGCAAGCCGAGCGGGTGTATGAGCGGTGGAGCGAAACGTGGCGTTTGCGGCCGATCCGCGATGTATTGCCGGCGGAGTTGAAACAAACGATGGAAGTGCGCATCGAGAGTTTGGCTGGCTATTTGGCTGACCGGGCGTTGGACTATTTTCGGACAGAGGAAGGAAAACGACAGCTTTCCGGCATGATTCAGCGCTTTTTCCAAGAGCGCGGGATGGTTGGAAATATGTTGCAAATGTTGCTTGGCAATGTCAATTTCGTCGACAAAGTGCAGGCGGAGCTCGATAAAGTTTTACGCCATGCTGCCACAAGAGAGGCGCTCTCCCGCCTCCTTTGGACGGAGTGGAACAAATGGTTAGACTGTCCGCTCGCCACCGTGGAAGAGATGATCGGTCGCCGGCGCATCGATGAGGCGGTGCGGTCCGCTGTCCGCCGCTTGGTGCAAAGCGGCGGATGGCTGAACCGTCCGCTTGCCGAACTGCTCGCCCCATACGAACAGCCCTTGTTTGGTCGTCTCATCCCGCAGGCGGCGGAAGCAGTCAGCCGCCTGCTTAGCGGCAAGATTGAGGCAATCGTGGCGCAGCTTGAGCTTGAAGATATCGTCCGTGAACAAGTAGAGTCATTTTCGTTGCGACGGTTGGAAGCGATCATTTTATCGATCGCCCGCCGTGAACTAAAGATGATTACGTATTTGGGCGCCTTGCTTGGCGGACTGATCGGCGCTGTCCAAGGGCTCATCAGCTTATGGCTGTAA